From Bacteroidales bacterium:
GTTGGTTGTTGAGTATATAAATGTTCAAACCAATGGTATATGGCAAAATCATATATCAGGGAATAAATGGAAACAATATTTATTTGCGGCACTTTTAGGTGCTATTCCTGGATGTCTTGGTGCATTTACTGCAGTAGCTTTGTTCTCTCACAATTTAATATCATTTGGAGCAATTGTAACAGCAATGATTGCAACCAGTGGCGATGAAGCTTTTGTTATGTTTGCAATGTTTCCGCAAAAAGCAATTTTGTTAACTATAATAATTTTATTTATTGGTATTATTGCCGGTTATCTTACTGATAAAATTCCTGTGTTTAAAAAAATTTCAAACAAATTTCAGGAAAATAAATTTCCGCTTCATAAGGAAGAATATTGCAAATGTTTTCAGAAAGAAAATTTATTACAATTCATAACTCATCCATCAATATATCGTATATTAATAGCAATAATTATTATAATACTTTTAGTAGCTTTTTCTACAGGCTTAATTGCCGGCAATATGAAATTATGGTTAAAGTATTCAGTAATAATCGGAATTTTATTTTCTCTGTTTATTGTTGTTAGTGTACCCGAACATTTTTTGAAAAAACATCTTTGGGATCATATTGTAAAAGTTCATATTTTAAGAATATTTTTATGGACTTTCGGAACACTACTTGCTATTCATTTTTTAATGTATTTTATAGATATTAAATTATGGATATCAGATAATATGCTAATTGTTATATTAATTGCAGTATTAGTAGGAATTATTCCTGAATCGGGACCACATTTGGTTTTTGTTACATTATTTGTACAGGGAACAATTCCTTTTAGCGTGCTTTTAGCAAGTTCAATAGCTCAGGACGGACATGGAATGCTTCCTCTGTTTGCTGAATCAAAACTAAGCTTTCTCACCGTAAAACTTGTAAATATGCTCTTTGCACTGATAACAGGATTTATCGGTTTGATGGCAGGATTTTAAGAAACAAAATTTCGGCAGCAAACATATCCGTCTGCTCGGTTTTTTAAACCGAACTCTAATATAAAAAACCAAAAAGCCATAATGGAATAATGTTCCCCATTCCCATTTCAATATTATCTTTCACTATGAAGGCATTTGCCAAATTTTTGATTTGCTTTTGTTGTTTATTTTTTCCGCCTATTTCAAAACTATATTTATCATTAACGATAAAATCAGTTTCTTTGGAATAATTAAGCTTTTCAAAAGTTGATAATTGATTTAAAAAAAAGGTTTCTCTTATGTTACCAAGCTTAAAATTTTGTTCAGAAATAACATTCAGCAAATTTGTATTGTGCATATAAATTTTTTCCGGTTTCGCCATTGAACTTATACCAATATTGCTTGAATACAATTGATAAATAAGTTCTGATTTTTCAAGATAATCTAAAAATATTAAAAGTGTCGGACGTGAGACACCTATTTTTTCACTTAACTTGCTTATGTTTGGTTTAAACGGAACTGAAGTAGCAACAGCGTATAATAATTTTTTTAATTTATATATTAATGAAAAATCAATTTTATAAACAGCCGGCAAATCATTTTCCAGAATAATATTAATAATGTTTTTTAATTTTTGAGAGTATTCAATATCTCCTTCAATAATAAAAGGATATGCTCCTTTTGTTACATACTTATTAAACCAAAAAACAGCTTTAATCTCTTTTAAAATTTCTTTTGAGATATCAGTATGATTTTCCAGTATTTCTTCTAATAAATAAGCAGGAAACTTGTTCCCGTTTTTCAACTCAATATACTCCCTCAAAGACAATTCTTTAAGGTAGTATTCAACTGCTCTGCGACTTAAATCAAATTTTGCTTTTTGTATTTCCGAGATTGATGACGATGTAAAAACAACATTCAATTTTTTGTATTTATCATAAATCAGTTTAATTTCTCTTGCCCAATCAGGGTATTTGTGAACTTCATCAAGAAAAAGATATTGCCCGCCATTTAAAACAAATTCGTCTGCCAAAGAAAGAAGTGTATTATTATAGAAATATAAATCCTCCAAACTGATATACAAAACAATATAATCAAGTTTCAAATGTAAGGCAATATGCTGCAATATTAATGTTGTTTTGCCGCTGCCTCTTGCTCCTTTTATAGCAATTAATCGATTATTCCAATTGATTCTTCCCAACAAATATCGCTGAAATTTCAAGTCGGTTTGCTCAATAATTTGATTTGATTGTAATAATAATTCTTCCAACATTGTTAACAGGGTTTTATAATTTGTATTTAATTTGTTAATATGGTTTTACAAATATAACTGTTTTTTGTTAATAGCAAATAAAAATTTCTAATACAATATTAAAATAAAGTGTATTTTTTTAATTAAACCCTTATTTTTAAAGATTAGCCCCTGTTAAACTTAATAATTACTCTATAAACAAAAGAATATATTCAAATGAGCAAGAAATCAAATTATCCTATATCTTAAAGCATTTATCAATAATAAATTACTATTTTAACTATGCATAGTAGGCAAGATGAATAAATTCCTGTCACAAAAATCTCTCATCAGGTTTTAACGGAAGTTTAGCTAACCTTTTAACTTCAAGTGATGGATGACCGAATTCCTGAGTAATAGTACCAGCTATTAAATAAACACCATTTCCGGCAAAAGGATATTTTTTCAGGACAGAAGGAAAATATATGGTAACGAAAGATATTTTTGGTATTGATAAAGAAGCTTCTGTTTCTCTACTGAATAATAAAGTAATTTGTTGATATTAAAACTTCCACATTCAACATTTTTTATTCATTATTCGATATTATTTTTTTTTGCATTTTTATATATCCTACAAATCTGCCAGATTTATTAATATTGTTAATGTTTTGATTAACAAACGGGTTAACCTGCCTGTTAACAAAATAGGATTTTTTACAATTTCTGCCGAGCAAAATTAATTTTCATACTTCTTACCTAAAGAAACATCGAATCAATTTTGCTTTTTAATAATTTATTTGTATTTTTTTAAATCAATACACATATAAACATATAAATAAAAAAATATACTTAAAGAATATGAAAAAAGCATTAACAATAATAATATTAATAATTATTTCCGCAACTATCTCTTCACAAAACCAGAACACTATCGACAGCCTCAAAAATCTGTTAAAAACCGTTAATAAAAAACAAAAGGCGAAACTCCTGAATGAACTCGCAAAAGCATATTTGCCCGACCTTCCCAAAAATGCAAAAGAGAATGCATGTCTTGCACTACAACTCGCTAAAGAACAAGATAACAGAATTGAACAAGCATTTGCTTTAAAATATATTGGTTTAGCATTATATTATCAATCAAAATATGAAGAAGCATTGGAATACTATAATAACTCTCTTAATATTTTCAAAGAAATTGGTGATAAAAAAGAAGTTGCATATTCGTTAAATAATACAGGACTTATTTATCAAGAATTAAACAATTATGAAGATGCTTTGGAATATCATCAAAAATCATTAAAAATAGAAAAAGAAATTGGTAATAAAAGAGGAATTGCAAATTCGTTAAATAATATAGGAATTATTTATAAAGAATTAAACAATTATGAAGATGCTTTGCAATATTATCAAAAGTCATTAAAAATAAAAGAAGAAATCAAGGATAAAAGAGGAATTGCAAATTCGTTAAATAATATAGGAATAATTTATAAAGAATTAAACAATTATGAAGATGCTTTGCAATATTATCAAAAATCATTAAAAATAATAGAAGAAATTAAGGATAAGAAAAGAATTGCATATTCGTTAATTAATATAGGAACTATTTATAAAGAATTAAACAATTATGAAGATGCTTTGCAATATTATCAAAAATCATTAAAAATAGCAGAAGAAATCAAGGATAGAAAAGGAATTGCATATTCGTTAAATAATATTGGAAATATTTATATGGAATTAAATAATTATGAAGATGCTTTGGAATATTTCCAAAAATCATTAATAGTAAAAGAAGGAACAAAGGATACAAGAGGAATTGCATATTCGTTAAACAATATAGGAAAAATTTATAAAGAATTAAACAATTATGAAGACGCTTTGGAATATTATCAAAAGTCATTAAAAATAAAAGAAGAAATCAAGGATAAAAGAGGAATTGCATATTCGTTAAATAGTATTGGAGAATTATACAACAAACTCGGCAACTTCAATGAAGCATTATTTCATTTCGATAAAAGCCTTGAAATAGCGGAAACTCTAAATATAAAAGATGTTATTATAAACAATTATAAATCTTTTTCGGAAACCTATTCAGCAATGGGCAATTACAAAAGGGCTTTTGGATATCATAAACAATACACTGCTTTAAAAGATTCTGTTTTCAATTTGGAAACATACAAACAAATAGCAGAAATGCAAACCAAGTATGAAACTGAGAAAAAAGATAAACAAATACAAACCCTTGAATACGAAAATAATATAAAAACTATAAAAATAAAACACCATAAAAAAACACATATAATATATATCATAGTGTTGTTTCTTGCAATTGCGGCAATTACAATAATTCTTATCTTATTCAGAAAAAAAAATATTGCTTATAAATTTCTTGTTTCTAAAAACCTTGATATACTATCAAAAGAAAAAGAACTAAAAAACTATAAGGAAAAATTACAATCTTGCAATAAAAACTTTCAGAGTATTGTAAGCAATGATAAAAAAGAAAAAATACTTGAAAAATTAGAAAAACTATTTGAAATTGATAAGATTTTTAAACAATTTGATTTAACACTGGTTAAGCTTGCAAAACAATTATCAACTAACCGTACATATCTTTCACAGGTAATTAATGATGAATTTAGAAAAAACTATTCCGATTTCATAAACGAATACCGTATTAAAGAAGCAATGATAATATTTTCGGACCCAAAAAATACAAAATATTCTATTGAAGCCATTGCAAAAAAAGCAGGGTTTAATACAAAAACAAGCTTTAATATTGCCTTTAAAAAATTCACAGGAATTACACCTTCCGTATTTATAAATACCATTAAAACTCAATAAGTTACAATGCCGTTTTACATGTACAGATTGGTAAATCTGTACAAATTTTATTTGTTTTTTCATAACAGGTATAATTTATTTGTAAAGAAATTTTTTCAATTTATTAACTAAAATTAAAGGAGAAAACTATTATGAAAAGAAAAATTTACATGTTAATTATTGTTGCATTATTTTTATTAATAATGCCATTACAGTTTGGTTGTGATAAAGCAGAAGATGAAACGCATCCACAACAAATTGAAGAACAAGTAGTTGCGGATGAACAAGAGTTTGTAGATTTACCACTTTTACCCGAAACTGACCCTTTTGGAAACCCGATTGACCCTGCAGCTATAAATAATTCTGAAAATACGAAAGGTGGAGTTCTTATAGACGGCGTAGTATTAACCGATGGTTCACTTTTTAACAATGATCTTGATTCATGGGATACAGAATGTGAGAACTGGATACAACTTTCTCATACTAGTTATTCAAATTTTTATACATTACATTATTATAAAAGAAATAGTGGTTCATGGATATGCTCTGGCTGGAAATTTCATGAGTATTCTGGATATAGTAATGGATATGATGTATCATATACGTGGGATGTATCTTTCCACAAAGACGATGTTATAAAAAGTTATGCATATACTTGGAAAGCTGGTGTTTATAACGGAAAATGGGGCACTACATATACCATCGCAGACCCACCGGAGGCAAGTAATTCGTTCGGAGAGTTTGTACTTGATGAAGCACTGAGTTATATAGTTGGCGGAATAGTAAGCGGATTTGGAATACCAATTTCACAAATTGCAGGCTGGTTTTCCGGCTGGGGCATATACACTGACGTTGCAACAGTGCTTGTTGTTGATCAGGACGGTAATCCGCTTCATGCAAGCGTTGGATTTCCGTTTCATGTGGATCAAACATTTCTTGGAAGCGTAGTAAGAGACGATGCAGATGGTTCTCTCAGTACTGTATATATTAAATGTCATGAGCCTGACGGACCAGAATCCTATGATGATAACCTGCTTAATAGAACTGCTACTGTCTATTTAAGTGCTTATGATAATGAAGCATATTGGGGTGCTGGTGATGATCAACACATGCCCGTTATTACCGTAACTTTCAACACCAACACTACTACAACCGTGGATTACCCGGGAACATCAGAATGCATCGATGCCGACGGGCAGGTTTACCAAACTGTAACCATAGGTACACAAACATGGATGGCCGAAAACCTTAATTATGATTGTAGTGGTTCGTGGTGTTACGATGATAACCCTGATAACGGCAACACTTACGGCAGGCTATATACATGGTATGCAGCTAAGACAGCAGCCCCTCCCGGCTGGCATTTACCTACCGATGCAGAATGGACAACCTTAACCAATTATTTGGAAAGCAGTGCCGGTGGTAAAATGAAAGAAACCGGGACAGCACATTGGGATTCACCAAACACTGGTGCAACTAATGAAAGTGGCTTTACTGCTCTTCCGTCTGGTCGCCGGTACTACGAAGGCACGTTCAGCCTTTTGTGCCGCAACACCACCTTTTGGAGTGCTACGGAGTATGACAATAACCGCGTGTGGAACCGCATACTGAGCTACAGTAGTTCCGATGAGTTCCGGAGCCGTAGCTACAAGACTGACGCTGTCTCGGTTCGGTGCGTTAAGAACTAGTCTATTTGGCTATTCGGCTCTGCTCGGCGTAGTTTAGCGATAGCGTATCTACGTCTTTACCCGGCTGGCGCGGATTTACAATCTGTGGCTTATAATAAACGTTATTTGAAATAATTAATAAAACAGAAAATCCGGTGTAGTTAAATGTTTAAAACTATGCCGGTTTTTTAAACCCTACTTGATTAGCAAAGGTAATAAATTCCTATCACAAAAATCTCTCATCAGGTTTTAATGGAAGTTTGGCTAATTTTTTAACTTCCAATGATGGATGACCAAACTCTTGAGTAATAGTACCAGCTATTAAATAAACACCATTTCCGGCAAAAGGATATTTTTTCAGGATAGAAGGAAAATGTATGGTATCGAAAAATAAACCTTCCGAATCAATAAATGTTCCAAAATTCATAATTTCTTTTTTTACTGTGTAAACATATTTTATGGTAACCAAATGCCCAAGCATTTTAACATATTTACCTCGTTGTTTTATCATATTACGAGCTAAAACCTTTCCACGAAATTTGGTTTGTAGCAAATCAAAATAACTTAGAGAAACAGGAAAACCTATAAATTCAATTTCGTCATAAGCATCTGAAACAAGAGTTTGCGATAAGTTGGGCATACTAAATTCAGATGTCAATACATCGAATAATTTTTTAGTGGTCTGACTTTTTATTCTTTTACTAAATCCTACTTCCCAAAGGAGTTGTGCTTTGGTTTTTCCTGTAAAACGGAATGCACCAATTCGTATAAATATATTTAGTTGTTCAATACCTGCATTTATTCGTTCGATGAAATCAATAAAACTTAAAAATTTACCATTTGTATTTCTTTCTTTAACAATTTTTTTTGCCAATTTTTGTTCTAAATTAGATATATGAATAAAACCAATATAAATATCGTTTCCTATTGCTGATGTTTTATACTCACTCTTGTTTACACAAGGAAGTTTAATATTAGCACCTATACGTTTTGCTTCAAAAAAATACACCCACGTTTTGTAAAATCCCCCGAAGTTATTAATAACTGCGGTAAAAAATTCAACAGGATAATATGCTTTTAAATAAAGACTTTGAAAACTTTCTACGGCATACGAAGCTGAATGTGCTTTAGAAAAAGAATATCCTGCAAATGAAGAAATCTGCCGCCAAACTTCTTTTATCAGTTTTTCAGAATATCCTCGTTTTCGGCAATTAGAAAAAAACTTGTCAACAATTAGTTTCAGCTCATTTCCTTGCCTTGGTTTACCTGACATTAAGCG
This genomic window contains:
- a CDS encoding AraC family transcriptional regulator, with product MKKALTIIILIIISATISSQNQNTIDSLKNLLKTVNKKQKAKLLNELAKAYLPDLPKNAKENACLALQLAKEQDNRIEQAFALKYIGLALYYQSKYEEALEYYNNSLNIFKEIGDKKEVAYSLNNTGLIYQELNNYEDALEYHQKSLKIEKEIGNKRGIANSLNNIGIIYKELNNYEDALQYYQKSLKIKEEIKDKRGIANSLNNIGIIYKELNNYEDALQYYQKSLKIIEEIKDKKRIAYSLINIGTIYKELNNYEDALQYYQKSLKIAEEIKDRKGIAYSLNNIGNIYMELNNYEDALEYFQKSLIVKEGTKDTRGIAYSLNNIGKIYKELNNYEDALEYYQKSLKIKEEIKDKRGIAYSLNSIGELYNKLGNFNEALFHFDKSLEIAETLNIKDVIINNYKSFSETYSAMGNYKRAFGYHKQYTALKDSVFNLETYKQIAEMQTKYETEKKDKQIQTLEYENNIKTIKIKHHKKTHIIYIIVLFLAIAAITIILILFRKKNIAYKFLVSKNLDILSKEKELKNYKEKLQSCNKNFQSIVSNDKKEKILEKLEKLFEIDKIFKQFDLTLVKLAKQLSTNRTYLSQVINDEFRKNYSDFINEYRIKEAMIIFSDPKNTKYSIEAIAKKAGFNTKTSFNIAFKKFTGITPSVFINTIKTQ
- a CDS encoding fibrobacter succinogenes major paralogous domain-containing protein, yielding MKRKIYMLIIVALFLLIMPLQFGCDKAEDETHPQQIEEQVVADEQEFVDLPLLPETDPFGNPIDPAAINNSENTKGGVLIDGVVLTDGSLFNNDLDSWDTECENWIQLSHTSYSNFYTLHYYKRNSGSWICSGWKFHEYSGYSNGYDVSYTWDVSFHKDDVIKSYAYTWKAGVYNGKWGTTYTIADPPEASNSFGEFVLDEALSYIVGGIVSGFGIPISQIAGWFSGWGIYTDVATVLVVDQDGNPLHASVGFPFHVDQTFLGSVVRDDADGSLSTVYIKCHEPDGPESYDDNLLNRTATVYLSAYDNEAYWGAGDDQHMPVITVTFNTNTTTTVDYPGTSECIDADGQVYQTVTIGTQTWMAENLNYDCSGSWCYDDNPDNGNTYGRLYTWYAAKTAAPPGWHLPTDAEWTTLTNYLESSAGGKMKETGTAHWDSPNTGATNESGFTALPSGRRYYEGTFSLLCRNTTFWSATEYDNNRVWNRILSYSSSDEFRSRSYKTDAVSVRCVKN
- a CDS encoding arsenic efflux protein, which translates into the protein MITGFVFVMMLVVEYINVQTNGIWQNHISGNKWKQYLFAALLGAIPGCLGAFTAVALFSHNLISFGAIVTAMIATSGDEAFVMFAMFPQKAILLTIIILFIGIIAGYLTDKIPVFKKISNKFQENKFPLHKEEYCKCFQKENLLQFITHPSIYRILIAIIIIILLVAFSTGLIAGNMKLWLKYSVIIGILFSLFIVVSVPEHFLKKHLWDHIVKVHILRIFLWTFGTLLAIHFLMYFIDIKLWISDNMLIVILIAVLVGIIPESGPHLVFVTLFVQGTIPFSVLLASSIAQDGHGMLPLFAESKLSFLTVKLVNMLFALITGFIGLMAGF
- a CDS encoding ATP-binding protein; the protein is MLEELLLQSNQIIEQTDLKFQRYLLGRINWNNRLIAIKGARGSGKTTLILQHIALHLKLDYIVLYISLEDLYFYNNTLLSLADEFVLNGGQYLFLDEVHKYPDWAREIKLIYDKYKKLNVVFTSSSISEIQKAKFDLSRRAVEYYLKELSLREYIELKNGNKFPAYLLEEILENHTDISKEILKEIKAVFWFNKYVTKGAYPFIIEGDIEYSQKLKNIINIILENDLPAVYKIDFSLIYKLKKLLYAVATSVPFKPNISKLSEKIGVSRPTLLIFLDYLEKSELIYQLYSSNIGISSMAKPEKIYMHNTNLLNVISEQNFKLGNIRETFFLNQLSTFEKLNYSKETDFIVNDKYSFEIGGKNKQQKQIKNLANAFIVKDNIEMGMGNIIPLWLFGFLY